A single genomic interval of Theropithecus gelada isolate Dixy chromosome 16, Tgel_1.0, whole genome shotgun sequence harbors:
- the KRT9 gene encoding keratin, type I cytoskeletal 9: MSCRQFSSSYLSRSGGGGGGGVGSGGSIRSSYSRFSSSGGGGGGGRFSSSSGYGGGSSRVCGRGGGGSFGYSYGGGSGGGFSASSLGGGFGGGSRGFGGASGGGYGSSGGFGGGFGGGSGGGFGGSYGGGFGGGYGGGFGGFGGGAGGGDGGILTTNEKSAMQELNTRLASYLDKVQALEEANNDLENKIQDWYDKRGPAATQKNYSSYYNTIDDLKDQIVDLTVGNNKTLVDIDNTRMTLDDFRIKFEMEQNLRQGVDADINGLRQVLDNLTMEKSDLEMQYETLQEELMALKKNHKEEMSQLTGQNSGDVNVEINVAPGKDLTKTLNDMRQEYEQLIAKNRKDIENQYETQITQIENEVSSSGQEVQSSAKEVTQLRHGVQELEIELQSQLSKKAALEKSLEDTKNRYCGQLQMIQEQISNLEAQITEVRQEIECQNQEYSLLLSIKMRLEQEIQTYRNLLEGGQEDFESSGAGKIGLGGGQGGRGGSGGSYGRGSRGGSGGSYGGGSGSGGGYGGGSGGGHSGGSGGGHSGGSGGNYGGGSGSGGGSGGGYGGGSGSRGGSGGSHGGGSGFGGESGGSYGGGEEGSGSGGGYGGGSGKSSHS; this comes from the exons ATGAGCTGCAGACAGTTCTCCTCGTCCTACTTGAGCCGCAGCGGCGGGGGTGGCGGGGGCGGCGTGGGCAGCGGGGGCAGCATAAGGTCTTCCTACAGCCGCTTCAGCTCCTCAGGGGGCGGTGGAGGAGGGGGCCGATTCAGCTCTTCCAGTGGCTATGGAGGGGGAAGCTCTCGTGTCTGTGGGAGGGGAGGTGGCGGCAGTTTTGGCTACAGCTACGGCGGAGGATCTGGGGGTGGTTTTAGTGCCAGTAGTTTAGGTGGTGGCTTTGGGGGTGGTTCCAGAGGTTTTGGTGGTGCTTCTGGAGGAGGCTATGGTAGTTCTGGGGGTTTTGGAGGTGGCTTTGGTGGTGGTTCTGGAGGTGGCTTTGGTGGTAGCTATGGGGGTGGGTTTGGTGGTGGCTATGGGGGTGGATTTGGGGGCTTTGGAGGTGGTGCTGGAGGCGGTGATGGTGGTATTCTGACTACTAATGAGAAGAGCGCCATGCAGGAACTCAATACTCGGCTGGCCTCTTACTTGGATAAGGTACAGGCTCTAGAGGAGGCCAACAATGACCTGGAGAATAAGATCCAGGATTGGTATGACAAGAGGGGCCCTGCTGCAACCCAGAAGAACTACTCCTCTTACTACAACACTATTGATGATCTCAAGGACCAG attgtggACCTGACAGTGGGCAACAACAAAACTCTTGTGGACATCGACAACACTCGCATGACACTAGATGACTTCAGGATAAA GTTCGAGATGGAGCAAAACCTGCGGCAAGGAGTGGATGCTGACATCAATGGCCTGCGGCAGGTGCTGGACAATCTGACCATGGAGAAGTCTGACCTGGAGATGCAGTATGAGACTCTGCAGGAGGAGCTGATGGCCCTCAAGAAGAATCATAAGGAG GAGATGAGTCAGCTGACTGGGCAGAACAGTGGAGATGTCAATGTGGAGATAAACGTTGCTCCTGGCAAAGATCTCACCAAGACCCTCAATGACATGCGTCAGGAGTATGAGCAGCTCATTGCTAAGAACAGAAAGGACATCGAGAATCAATATGAGACTCAG ATAACCCAGATCGAGAATGAGGTATCCAGTAGTGGTCAGGAGGTGCAGTCCAGTGCCAAGGAGGTGACCCAGCTCCGGCACGgtgtccaggagttggagattgaGCTGCAGTCTCAGCTCAGCAAG AAAGCAGCCCTGGAGAAGAGCTTGGAAGACACGAAGAACCGCTACTGTGGCCAGCTGCAGATGATCCAGGAGCAGATCAGTAACTTGGAGGCCCAGATCACTGAAGTCCGGCAAGAGATCGAGTGCCAGAATCAGGAATACAGCCTTCTGCTCAGCATTAAGATGCGGCTGGAGCAAGAAATCCAGACCTACCGCAACCTCCTTGAGGGAGGCCAGGAAGACTT tgAATCCTCCGGAGCTGGAAAAATTGGTCTTGGAGGTGGCCAAGGAGGTCgaggaggaagtggaggaagTTATGGAAGAGGTTCCAGGGGAGGAAGTGGAGGCAGCTATGGTGGAGGAAGTGGTTCTGGAGGTGGCTATGGTGGAGGAAGTGGAGGTGGCCATAGCGGAGGAAGTGGAGGTGGCCATAGTGGAGGAAGTGGGGGCAACTATGGAGGAGGAAGTGGCTctggaggaggaagtgggggtGGCTATGGTGGAGGAAGTGGGTCCAGGGGAGGAAGTGGAGGCAGCCATGGTGGAGGAAGTGGTTTTGGAGGTGAAAGTGGAGGCAGCTATGGAGGTGGTGAAGAAGGGAGTGGAAGTGGTGGCGGCTATGGAGGAGGAAGCGGAAAATCATCCCATTCCTAG